The proteins below are encoded in one region of Mangifera indica cultivar Alphonso chromosome 7, CATAS_Mindica_2.1, whole genome shotgun sequence:
- the LOC123221533 gene encoding uncharacterized protein LOC123221533 codes for MSHHQRRILTPGVSRKRKEREVFYSLKSSASAQATANATHSKAVSAEAVCSNRLLAGYMAYEFLTKGTLFGQKFDPIRTEAVALVGSTVESKRMKAEVEDQVNVVKEHKSYAEVASILKTHGTHIPGIVNPTQLARWIQM; via the coding sequence ATGAGTCACCACCAGCGAAGGATTTTAACACCCGGGGTGTCGAGAAAGCGAAAAGAGAGAGAAGTATTTTACTCGTTGAAGTCATCGGCTTCGGCTCAAGCCACGGCTAATGCAACACATTCCAAAGCGGTTTCCGCGGAGGCGGTTTGTTCAAATCGGTTATTAGCCGGGTACATGGCTTACGAGTTCTTAACGAAGGGCACTTTATTCGGTCAGAAATTCGATCCGATTCGAACCGAAGCTGTGGCTTTGGTGGGATCGACAGTGGAGTCGAAGAGGATGAAGGCGGAAGTAGAAGATCAGGTGAACGTGGTCAAGGAGCATAAGAGTTATGCTGAGGTGGCAAGCATACTGAAGACTCACGGGACCCACATCCCAGGGATAGTTAATCCTACTCAACTGGCTCGGTGGATCCAGATGTGA
- the LOC123221282 gene encoding glycine-rich cell wall structural protein isoform X2, whose product MLYMKMVRGTRKVALLSLFCLCALVGSVVARNIVGESKEDEEKTSIGLGKGGGFGGGFGGGGGGGAGGGAGGGFGGGAGGGGGFGGGAGGGGGLGGGGGGGAGGGGGFGGGAGGGKGGGVGGGAGGGFGKGGGIGAGGGKGGGFGGGTGGGIGGGIGKGSGIGGGIGKGGGAGGGFGKGGSAGGGFGKGGGIGGGAGGGFGKGGGLGGGIGKGGGGGIGGGGGGGKGGGFGGGVGAGSGGGFGKGGRFGKGGGIGGGAGGGFGKGGGLGGGIGKGGGGGIGGGGGGGKGGGFGGGVGAGSGGGFGKGGGFGGGIGGGGGGGFGGGGGGIGHH is encoded by the exons ATGTTGTATATGAAAATGGTGCGTGGAACTAGGAAAGTTGCGTTGTTATCTTTGTTTTGCCTTTGTGCTTTAGTGGGGAGCGTGGTTGCGAGGAATATAGTGGGTGAAAGTAAGGAGGATGAGGAGAAAACGTCAATTGGTTTAGGCAAGGGAGGAGGATTCGGTGGTGGCTttggtggaggtggaggtggaggtgctGGCGGTGGGGCTGGGGGGGGCTTTGGTGGTGGAGCTGGTGGCGGTGGGGGCTTTGGTGGTGGAGCTGGAGGAGGCGGAGGATtaggaggtggtggtggtggtggagcaGGTGGCGGTGGAGGATTTGGAGGTGGTGCCGGTGGAGGAAAGGGTGGTGGCGTTGGTGGTGGTGCCGGTGGGGGATTCGGTAAGGGAGGAGGCATTGGTGCCGGGGGCGGCAAAGGTGGTGGATTTGGTGGAGGCACTGGTGGTGGCATAGGTGGAGGAATAGGAAAAGGTAGTGGCATAGGTGGAGGGATTGGCAAAGGTGGTGGTGCTGGTGGAGGATTTGGTAAAGGTGGTAGCGCTG GTGGAGGATTTGGAAAAGGAGGTGGCATAGGTGGTGGTGCTGGTGGAGGTTTTGGTAAGGGAGGTGGATTGGGAGGTGGCATTGGTAAAGGCGGTGGAGGGGGTATTGGTGGTGGTGGGGGAGGTGGAAAAGGTGGTGGGTTTGGCGGGGGTGTTGGGGCAGGCTCTGGTGGTGGATTCGGAAAAGGTGGACGATTTGGAAAAGGAGGTGGCATAGGTGGTGGTGCTGGTGGAGGTTTTGGTAAGGGAGGTGGATTGGGAGGTGGCATTGGTAAAGGCGGTGGAGGGGGtattggtggtggtggtggaggtggaaAAGGTGGTGGATTTGGTGGGGGTGTTGGGGCAGGCTCTGGTGGTGGATTCGGAAAAGGTGGAGGATTTGGCGGAGGGATTGGAGGGGGTGGAGGTGGTGGATTCGGTGGTGGGGGTGGTGGAATTGGACACCACTAA
- the LOC123221109 gene encoding uncharacterized protein LOC123221109, whose amino-acid sequence MSRSGQKKEKYGSSDLSLDNCNDGTAARTRPLSFHEIIIRRKNKKSPEEIKEAARGSENKSGDCTIENVSDHRESERHHKHNIDSSDGVDKHFSEGVVKLDSQGKEDTIPPNGSNSVRRDRERRESEKKIRDDSLPKHKHREVLRSEIRLKDGSLAKENNTGESCRSEIKLKAEMKEKFTKDKGKVDKQILGLGKNYEWPSENSKDVAVKKHSRDLTGKDRHEGRSGEKSERESKRKHRSGNDEKNGDGNAVKKHDLGKRRDSEISERRERKESQKSHYGESRLKRMRSRSREREERNRRLSISVSPKAHRHTSYHGREHEELFAHSSKGRSGRHHSDIDRSRGTSNGSNNHYSRWHGGSTSGLGGYSPRKRRTDAAVKTPSPVSHSPEKKSAKWDVAPSDSNTVSDPVPSTFQMSNQNASVNADELVRATSLTSSEVKPLDVASVSASLTRQNISIYSHQLTQATKPLRSLYVDNVPASVSEKAVIEFLNNFLLSSGADQIRGSQPCISCVIQKDKGQAVIEFLTPEDATAALSCDGISFFGSILKIRRPKDFVEVANGEEKSVAAAAADAISDTVKDSPHKIFIGGISKTFSSKMIMEIASAFGPLKAFHFEVNEDHDEPCAFLEYVDRSVTQKACVGLNGMKLGGQVLTVVQAILDGSSLENNGSSSFYGIPEHAVPLLEKPTQVLKLKNVFNQEGLSSLSDLEVEEVLEDVRLECARFGTVKSVNVVKYGDSNVDNLDMCEVGGYVASAGIEENLRCNERNVKAESLKEAMDNQSEEIKGLEFPLDAKEVKEVEEGNRVSDNNPVGGVVLDEPCPLDRHDSNMAAEGLMRQSLSKTLSPEAEQPNTLKDGTCCHEDKVACRIEMDGISLDNKLSAEEELNLDEVNRNLQEASAGFDGSVETHSDSIENGGKEKQDNNLARIFEQGCVFVEYRRTEASCTAAHCLHGRLFDDRIVTVEYVPLDLYKKRFTK is encoded by the exons ATGAGCAGATCTGgtcagaaaaaagaaaagtatgGAAGCAGTGACCTTTCCTTAGATAACTGCAATGATGGAACTGCTGCTCGAACAAGGCCTCTCAGTTTTCATGAGATAATAATTAGAAGGAAAAACAAGAAATCACCTGAAGAAATCAAAGAGGCAGCTAGGGGATCTGAGAATAAATCAGGGGATTGCACTATTGAGAATGTTTCTGATCATCGCGAATCTGAAAGGCATCACAAACACAATATAGATTCTTCTGATGGTGTTGACAAACACTTCTCAGAGGGAGTTGTGAAGCTCGATTCCCAGGGAAAAGAAGATACCATTCCCCCTAATGGTAGCAACTCAGTGAGGAGAGACAGAGAACGCCGtgaatcagaaaaaaaaattagggatgaCAGTTTACCCAAACATAAACATAGAGAAGTTCTTCGATCCGAAATCAGACTGAAGGATGGAAGTCTagcaaaagaaaacaatacTGGAGAAAGTTGTAGATCAGAAATCAAGCTGAAGGctgaaatgaaagagaaattcACCAAAGATAAAGGCAAGGTTGACAAACAAATTCTTGGCCTGggaaaaaattatgagtggCCGAGTGAAAATTCCAAAGATGTAGCTGTAAAGAAGCATTCAAGAGATTTAACTGGGAAAGATAGACATGAGGGCAGAAGTGGAGAGAAGTCTGAAAGAGAAAGCAAGAGAAAACATCGGAGTGGAAATGATGAGAAAAATGGAGATGGAAATGCTGTGAAGAAACATGATCTAGGTAAGCGGCGTGATTCAGAGATTTCAGAGAGAAGGGAAAGGAAAGAATCTCAAAAATCTCATTATGGGGAATCAAGGTTGAAAAGGATGCGATCAAGGAGTCGAGAGCGTGAGGAAAGGAATAGAAGGTTGTCCATTTCTGTCTCACCAAAGGCACATCGACATACATCATATCATGGACGAGAGCATGAAGAACTGTTTGCACATTCTTCTAAAGGCAGGTCTGGAAGACATCATTCTGATATTGACAGGAGCAGAGGAACCAGTAATGGTTCAAATAATCACTATAGTAGGTGGCATGGTGGATCCACAAGTGGCCTTGGTGGTTATTCGCCAAGGAAGAGAAGAACTGACGCTGCTGTTAAGACTCCCTCCCCCGTTAGTCACTCCCCAGAAAAGAAAAGTGCCAAGTGGGATGTTGCACCATCAGATTCAAACACTGTTTCTGATCCAGTTCCATCCACTTTCCAAATGTCAAACCAAAATGCATCAGTGAACGCAGATGAATTGGTTAGAGCTACTTCTCTCACTTCAAGTGAAGTGAAGCCTCTTGATGTGGCTTCAGTTTCTGCTTCTTTGACAAGGCAAAATATCTCCATTTACTCTCATCAGCTGACACAGGCTACAAAGCCTTTGAGGAGCCTTTATGTAGATAATGTACCAGCTTCAGTCTCGGAGAAAGCTGTGATCGAATTTCTTAATAATTTCTTGCTTTCATCTGGTGCTGATCAGATTCGTGGATCCCAACCTTGTATTAGCTGTGTT ATACAGAAAGACAAAGGCCAAGCTGTTATAGAATTTCTTACACCAGAGGATGCTACTGCAGCACTTTCTTGTGATGGCATTTCTTTCTTTGGCTCCATACTCAAAATCAGGCGCCCCAAAGACTTTGTTGAAGTTGCA AATGGTGAAGAGAAATCAGTGGCAGCGGCTGCAGCTGATGCAATAAGTGATACTGTGAAGGATTCACCTCACAAG ATCTTCATTGGTGGAATTTCAAAGACTTTTTCATCTAAAATG ATCATGGAGATTGCTTCTGCTTTTGGACCTTTAAAAGCGTTTCACTTTGAGGTCAATGAGGATCATGATGAACCATGTGCTTTTCTAGAG TATGTGGACCGATCAGTTACCCAGAAAGCTTGTGTGGGTCTTAATGGCATGAAATTGGGAGGTCAAGTACTAACTGTTGTTCAAGCTATTCTAGATGGATCATCCTTG GAAAATAATGGAAGCTCATCATTCTATGGGATCCCTGAGCATGCAGTTCCACTTCTTGAGAAGCCCACTCAAGTCCTGAAGCTTAAAAATGTG TTCAATCAAGAAGGCCTTTCATCTTTGTCTGACTTGGAAGTTGAAGAAGTACTGGAAGATGTGCGATTAGAGTGTGCAAG GTTTGGTACTGTTAAATCTGTTAATGTTGTCAAGTACGGAGATAGTAACGTTGACAACCTAGACATGTGTGAAGTCGGTGGCTATGTGGCATCTGCAGGAATTGAAGAAAACTTGAGGTGTAATGAAAGAAATGTGAAAGCAGAAAGCTTAAAAGAAGCTATGGACAATCAATCAGAAGAAATCAAGGGATTAGAGTTTCCGCTTGATGCCAAAGAAGTTAAGGAAGTTGAGGAAGGCAACAGAGTTAGTGATAATAACCCAGTTGGTGGCGTGGTGCTGGATGAGCCATGCCCACTGGATAGGCATGATAGTAACATGGCTGCTGAAGGCCTCATGCGGCAGAGCCTATCCAAAACACTTTCTCCAGAAGCTGAGCAACCAAACACCTTGAAGGATGGTACATGCTGTCATGAGGACAAAGTTGCTTGTAGAATTGAAATGGACGGCATCAGTTTGGATAATAAATTGTCAGCTGAAGAAGAATTGAATCTTGATGAAGTCAACAGAAACTTGCAGGAAGCTTCTGCAGGATTTGATGGAAGTGTGGAAACACACTCAGATTCAATTGAGAATGGTGGCAAAGAGAAACAGGATAATAATCTTGCACGGATATTTGAGCAAGGCTGTGTATTTGTGGAATATCGAAGAACAGAAGCGTCATGCACAGCGGCACATTGTTTGCATGGACGATTATTTGATGATCGGATTGTGACAGTTGAATATGTCCCTTTGGATCTTTACAAGAAGAGGTTTACAAAATGA
- the LOC123221281 gene encoding protein NPGR2-like isoform X1 produces the protein MGIKNWFSKKFGVQSRLRKMIKCIYSEDQQLRVDKLVSSSESLATRDYSASGYSSRPGEMDSKVDNSNIEEAESCLRESGYLNYEEARALLGRLEFQKGNIEASLHVFEGIDVPSVTSKMKVSLSRRCEQNWRHSQSDASPAMSMHAVSLLLEAIFLKAKSLQGLGRFEEAAKSCQVILDTVEHALPEGFPENYSVDCKLQDIINKAVELLPELWKLAGSPQEAILSYRRALLYHWNLDTETLTKIEKEFAVFLLYSGTDASPPNLRSQMEGSFVPRNNIEEAVLLLLILLRKFVLGRTGWDPSIIDHLSFALSISGELWALVHQVEELLPGIVERKERYCTLALCYYGGGEYMVALNLLKNLLNHRGNSDCIMELLLASKICAENRVCIEEGITYARKALSKFHGRCGQMVSIANCLLGILLSAQSRYVVSDSERTLKQSEALEALETAARMMRERDPYVVFHLCLENSERRKLDVALYYAKQLLQVEAGSNVKGNILLARILSAQKQFVDAETVINAALDQTGKWEQGELLRTKAKLQIAQGRLTDAIETYTHLLAVLQVRKKHLGAGKNLLKKRDNHDRTLEIETWHDLANLYTSLSQWRDAEICLSKSKAISPYSASGWHSTGLLNEAKGLHQEALISFRKGIDADPTHVPSLISIACILRRIGGESMKTVRSFLTDALRLDRTNPAAWYNLGLLYKADASASTLEAVECFEAAALLEETAPVEPFR, from the exons ATGGGAATTAAGAATTGGTTCAGTAAGAAATTTGGAGTCCAATCGAGGTTGAGGAAGATGATAAAATGCATTTATTCAGAGGATCAACAATTAAGAGTGGATAAATTAGTTTCTTCATCAGAGTCCCTGGCAACTCGGGACTATTCTGCTAGTGGATATTCTTCTCGGCCTGGTGAGATGGATTCAAAAGTTGATAATAGCAACATTGAAGAAGCAGAGTCATGTCTTCGTGAAAGTGGTTATTTGAACTACGAG GAAGCTAGAGCGTTACTAGGAAGGCTTGAGTTTCAGAAAGGAAACATAGAAGCTTCACTTCATGTATTCGAAGGAATAGATGTTCCATCTGTGACTTCCAAGATGAAAGTTTCCCTTTCAAGAAGATGTGAACAAAACTGGCGCCATTCTCAAAGCGATGCTTCCCCAGCAATGTCTATGCATGCTGTTAGTTTACTTCTTGAAGCTATTTTTCTCAAAGCCAAATCATTGCAAGGTCTTGGAAGATTTGAAG AGGCTGCTAAATCATGCCAAGTTATATTAGATACTGTTGAGCATGCATTACCTGAAGGCTTTCCAGAAAACTACTCTGTAGATTGTAAACTGCAAGATATTATAAACAAAGCTGTTGAATTGCTTCCAGAACTATGGAAACTTGCTGGGTCACCCCAAGAAGCCATTTTGTCATATAGGCGGGCTCTTCTGTATCATTGGAATCTTGACACAGAAACCCTCACAAAGATAGAAAAGGAATTTGCAGTTTTTCTTTTATACAGTGGTACTGATGCAAGCCCTCCAAATCTACGTTCACAGATGGAAGGTTCTTTTGTGCCAAGAAACAACATAGAAGAGGCTGTTCTCTTGCTACTGATTTTACTGAGAAAATTTGTTCTCGGAAGAACTGGATGGGACCCATCAATTATAGATCACCTTTCATTTGCCTTGTCTATTTCAGGGGAATTGTGGGCTCTGGTCCATCAGGTTGAAGAGTTACTTCCTGGGATCGTGGAAAGAAAAGAGCGATATTGTACTCTTGCTCTTTGTTATTATGGAGGAGGGGAATACATGGTTGCTTTGAATCTTTTGAAGAACTTATTGAACCACAGAGGAAATTCAGACTGCATAATGGAATTATTGCTGGCTTCGAAGATTTGTGCAGAGAATAGGGTATGCATTGAGGAAGGAATAACTTATGCTCGCAAGGCACTTTCCAAGTTTCATGGAAGATGTGGCCAGATGGTTAGCATTGCCAACTGTTTACTGGGTATTTTACTGTCAGCTCAGTCGAGATACGTTGTTTCTGATTCTGAGAGAACTTTGAAGCAGTCTGAGGCTCTGGAGGCACTGGAAACTGCTGCAAGAATGATGAGAGAAAGAGATCCATATGTTGTATTCCATCTTTGTTTAGAAAATTCTGAGCGGAGGAAGTTGGATGTGGCACTTTATTATGCAAAACAACTGTTGCAGGTTGAGGCTGGCAGTAATGTTAAAGGAAATATCCTTTTGGCTCGAATATTGTCAGCTCAGAAACAGTTCGTTGATGCGGAGACTGTAATAAATGCTGCTCTAGATCAGACAGGGAAGTGGGAGCAAGGAGAACTACTGCGAACTAAAGCTAAACTCCAGATTGCACAGGGCCGACTAACAGATGCCATAGAAACATATACACACCTCCTTGCTGTTCTCCAAGTTCGAAAGAAACACTTGGGTGCTGGGAAGAATCTTCTTAAG AAAAGGGACAATCATGATAGGACTTTGGAAATAGAAACATGGCATGATCTAGCTAATTTGTACACAAGTTTGTCTCAATGGCGGGATGCGGAGATTTGTCTTTCAAAATCCAAGGCTATCAGTCCTTATTCTGCATCTGGATGGCACTCCACAG GTTTACTAAATGAAGCAAAGGGTCTGCACCAAGAAGCTCTGATATCATTCAGAAAAGGGATAGATGCTGATCCCACCCACGTCCCAAGCTTAATATCCATCGCCTGCATCCTCAGACGGATTGGTGGGGAATCAATGAAGACAGTGAGAAGCTTCCTCACTGATGCCCTTCGACTTGACCGGACGAACCCTGCAGCTTGGTACAATCTTGGGCTGCTGTACAAAGCTGATGCCAGTGCATCAACCCTGGAAGCAGTCGAATGCTTCGAGGCTGCTGCTCTTCTTGAGGAAACTGCACCAGTTGAACCTTTTAGATGA
- the LOC123221282 gene encoding glycine-rich cell wall structural protein isoform X1, producing the protein MLYMKMVRGTRKVALLSLFCLCALVGSVVARNIVGESKEDEEKTSIGLGKGGGFGGGFGGGGGGGAGGGAGGGFGGGAGGGGGFGGGAGGGGGLGGGGGGGAGGGGGFGGGAGGGKGGGVGGGAGGGFGKGGGIGAGGGKGGGFGGGTGGGIGGGIGKGSGIGGGIGKGGGAGGGFGKGGSAGGGFGKGGGIGGGAGGGFGKGGGLGGGIGKGGGGGIGGGGGGGKGGGFGGGVGAGSGGGFGKGGRFGKGGGIGGGAGGGFGKGGGLGGGIGKGGGGGIGGGGGGGKGGGFGGGVGAGSGGGFGKGGGFGGGIGGGGGGGFGGGGGGIGHH; encoded by the exons ATGTTGTATATGAAAATGGTGCGTGGAACTAGGAAAGTTGCGTTGTTATCTTTGTTTTGCCTTTGTGCTTTAGTGGGGAGCGTGGTTGCGAGGAATATAGTGGGTGAAAGTAAGGAGGATGAGGAGAAAACGTCAATTGGTTTAGGCAAGGGAGGAGGATTCGGTGGTGGCTttggtggaggtggaggtggaggtgctGGCGGTGGGGCTGGGGGGGGCTTTGGTGGTGGAGCTGGTGGCGGTGGGGGCTTTGGTGGTGGAGCTGGAGGAGGCGGAGGATtaggaggtggtggtggtggtggagcaGGTGGCGGTGGAGGATTTGGAGGTGGTGCCGGTGGAGGAAAGGGTGGTGGCGTTGGTGGTGGTGCCGGTGGGGGATTCGGTAAGGGAGGAGGCATTGGTGCCGGGGGCGGCAAAGGTGGTGGATTTGGTGGAGGCACTGGTGGTGGCATAGGTGGAGGAATAGGAAAAGGTAGTGGCATAGGTGGAGGGATTGGCAAAGGTGGTGGTGCTGGTGGAGGATTTGGTAAAGGTGGTAGCGCTGGTGGAGGATTTGGAAAAGGAGGTGGCATAGGTGGTGGTGCTGGTGGAGGTTTTGGTAAGGGAG GTGGATTGGGAGGTGGCATTGGTAAAGGCGGTGGAGGGGGTATTGGTGGTGGTGGGGGAGGTGGAAAAGGTGGTGGGTTTGGCGGGGGTGTTGGGGCAGGCTCTGGTGGTGGATTCGGAAAAGGTGGACGATTTGGAAAAGGAGGTGGCATAGGTGGTGGTGCTGGTGGAGGTTTTGGTAAGGGAGGTGGATTGGGAGGTGGCATTGGTAAAGGCGGTGGAGGGGGtattggtggtggtggtggaggtggaaAAGGTGGTGGATTTGGTGGGGGTGTTGGGGCAGGCTCTGGTGGTGGATTCGGAAAAGGTGGAGGATTTGGCGGAGGGATTGGAGGGGGTGGAGGTGGTGGATTCGGTGGTGGGGGTGGTGGAATTGGACACCACTAA
- the LOC123221281 gene encoding protein NPGR2-like isoform X2, giving the protein MGIKNWFSKKFGVQSRLRKMIKCIYSEDQQLRVDKLVSSSESLATRDYSASGYSSRPGEMDSKVDNSNIEEAESCLRESGYLNYEEARALLGRLEFQKGNIEASLHVFEGIDVPSVTSKMKVSLSRRCEQNWRHSQSDASPAMSMHAVSLLLEAIFLKAKSLQGLGRFEEAAKSCQVILDTVEHALPEGFPENYSVDCKLQDIINKAVELLPELWKLAGSPQEAILSYRRALLYHWNLDTETLTKIEKEFAVFLLYSGTDASPPNLRSQMEGSFVPRNNIEEAVLLLLILLRKFVLGRTGWDPSIIDHLSFALSISGELWALVHQVEELLPGIVERKERYCTLALCYYGGGEYMVALNLLKNLLNHRGNSDCIMELLLASKICAENRVCIEEGITYARKALSKFHGRCGQMVSIANCLLGILLSAQSRYVVSDSERTLKQSEALEALETAARMMRERDPYVVFHLCLENSERRKLDVALYYAKQLLQVEAGSNVKGNILLARILSAQKQFVDAETVINAALDQTGKWEQGELLRTKAKLQIAQGRLTDAIETYTHLLAVLQVRKKHLGAGKNLLKVYYLFDMNICPVILRHATIFDIASS; this is encoded by the exons ATGGGAATTAAGAATTGGTTCAGTAAGAAATTTGGAGTCCAATCGAGGTTGAGGAAGATGATAAAATGCATTTATTCAGAGGATCAACAATTAAGAGTGGATAAATTAGTTTCTTCATCAGAGTCCCTGGCAACTCGGGACTATTCTGCTAGTGGATATTCTTCTCGGCCTGGTGAGATGGATTCAAAAGTTGATAATAGCAACATTGAAGAAGCAGAGTCATGTCTTCGTGAAAGTGGTTATTTGAACTACGAG GAAGCTAGAGCGTTACTAGGAAGGCTTGAGTTTCAGAAAGGAAACATAGAAGCTTCACTTCATGTATTCGAAGGAATAGATGTTCCATCTGTGACTTCCAAGATGAAAGTTTCCCTTTCAAGAAGATGTGAACAAAACTGGCGCCATTCTCAAAGCGATGCTTCCCCAGCAATGTCTATGCATGCTGTTAGTTTACTTCTTGAAGCTATTTTTCTCAAAGCCAAATCATTGCAAGGTCTTGGAAGATTTGAAG AGGCTGCTAAATCATGCCAAGTTATATTAGATACTGTTGAGCATGCATTACCTGAAGGCTTTCCAGAAAACTACTCTGTAGATTGTAAACTGCAAGATATTATAAACAAAGCTGTTGAATTGCTTCCAGAACTATGGAAACTTGCTGGGTCACCCCAAGAAGCCATTTTGTCATATAGGCGGGCTCTTCTGTATCATTGGAATCTTGACACAGAAACCCTCACAAAGATAGAAAAGGAATTTGCAGTTTTTCTTTTATACAGTGGTACTGATGCAAGCCCTCCAAATCTACGTTCACAGATGGAAGGTTCTTTTGTGCCAAGAAACAACATAGAAGAGGCTGTTCTCTTGCTACTGATTTTACTGAGAAAATTTGTTCTCGGAAGAACTGGATGGGACCCATCAATTATAGATCACCTTTCATTTGCCTTGTCTATTTCAGGGGAATTGTGGGCTCTGGTCCATCAGGTTGAAGAGTTACTTCCTGGGATCGTGGAAAGAAAAGAGCGATATTGTACTCTTGCTCTTTGTTATTATGGAGGAGGGGAATACATGGTTGCTTTGAATCTTTTGAAGAACTTATTGAACCACAGAGGAAATTCAGACTGCATAATGGAATTATTGCTGGCTTCGAAGATTTGTGCAGAGAATAGGGTATGCATTGAGGAAGGAATAACTTATGCTCGCAAGGCACTTTCCAAGTTTCATGGAAGATGTGGCCAGATGGTTAGCATTGCCAACTGTTTACTGGGTATTTTACTGTCAGCTCAGTCGAGATACGTTGTTTCTGATTCTGAGAGAACTTTGAAGCAGTCTGAGGCTCTGGAGGCACTGGAAACTGCTGCAAGAATGATGAGAGAAAGAGATCCATATGTTGTATTCCATCTTTGTTTAGAAAATTCTGAGCGGAGGAAGTTGGATGTGGCACTTTATTATGCAAAACAACTGTTGCAGGTTGAGGCTGGCAGTAATGTTAAAGGAAATATCCTTTTGGCTCGAATATTGTCAGCTCAGAAACAGTTCGTTGATGCGGAGACTGTAATAAATGCTGCTCTAGATCAGACAGGGAAGTGGGAGCAAGGAGAACTACTGCGAACTAAAGCTAAACTCCAGATTGCACAGGGCCGACTAACAGATGCCATAGAAACATATACACACCTCCTTGCTGTTCTCCAAGTTCGAAAGAAACACTTGGGTGCTGGGAAGAATCTTCTTAAGGTGTATTATCTATTTGATATGAATATCTGTCCTGTAATTCTAAGGCATGCTACCATATTTGACATTGCATCTAGCTGA
- the LOC123221280 gene encoding 50S ribosomal protein L28, chloroplastic gives MAAPGLLLANTSNLCFRRPPHLSPKTNLLSSDLGFLTSQLSGIRISYNHPDVAKLNPVSSPFAPALQPVARRVCPLTGKKANRANKVSFSNHKTKKLQFVNLQYKKVWWEAGKRYVKLRLSTKALKTIEKNGLDAVAKKAGIDLRKE, from the exons ATGGCAGCACCGGGACTGTTGCTGGCTAACACTTCCAACTTATGCTTTCGCCGCCCTCCACATCTTTCTCCTAAAACCAATTTACTCTCTTCAGACCTGGGTTTCCTTACTTCACAATTGAGTGGCATCAGAATTTCGTACAACCACCCTGACGTGGCAAAGCTCAATCCCGTTTCCTCCCCTTTCGCTCCGGCTCTTCAACCCGTTGCAC GGAGAGTTTGTCCCTTAACTGGGAAGAAAGCAAACAGGGCCAACAAAGTATCCTTCTCAAAccacaaaacaaaaaagttgCAGTTTGTAAACCTACAGTACAAGAAAGTTTGGTGGGAGGCTGGTAAGCGCTATGTAAAGCTGCGTTTATCAACCAAGGCTTTGAAGACTATAGAGAAAAATGGATTGGATGCTGTTGCTAAGAAGGCTGGGATAGATCTTCGAAAGGAATAA